In a genomic window of Tripterygium wilfordii isolate XIE 37 chromosome 8, ASM1340144v1, whole genome shotgun sequence:
- the LOC120003536 gene encoding uncharacterized protein LOC120003536 encodes MCYRVCILTLSTSRIKDMASRKPCSAPKTDSESSSNSNPQWITESSNPKFKGKTIRFPMAFVGLHSSTGMQGHLKFHVNSAMTGRFAIPGVNRFQGLDMSLISRSKELASTDARRLGLPYLCIAPHHNEDDFIPRPLIAENIGNKFIRWETSLNPRGEISYLNGFWEWSRRVAGLLKDRGLEDLSLAVQAATMEYHRPPSAYRALCEVWCPETSTFVTRHGEIGISLWEMRDISGLSILGDYYEEVIPSFRELTDGKSLPDSCLHLFKAFQHIAGEKVIDRIKHADWLNFWLNGVSRKPNPRGDSKYKKLSNLGKYEFLKSGTTTKVWRPIVIPNQSVSSEDIRDLKCLQALDLELSTTKIDELEIAAYLSIWLCRFVLPSGDDHLRPATFKVASRMAAGVRYSLVPPILASIYKGLTQTFSSERKDLGRITQSFPGHFLYGWVALHFPRGIFDIIDTSFGRPTLRRYSGILNVYQFWEPNMIDCRKLLRGNMDSKNFKWVVSHPPKQVGDQTDVGDLSEEIQEFMMSIRPGYLPCRRGSSYTLEAYSPHRFSRQHGFKQINPGSPNIHSFELNPSTLYSCWLSLTRVGSKAKFHIPGPCTNMCDQIDRKYENWWDTTVAPILLNVSTTVLESSERADFKLVENIASTLSRRKRKAGEDDSIPLPPKEKPLIVDLDVPEERALKKSKAGPSKAKTKKTSVDEIVPKVKSAIVAVAPEGAHTDFESNFDSDDIPLVRRSTRLRSGKQIDLKTNTKDIPAEAKSDMNLSPCSWNKAFDKIPMSEMIGALEGFADEGSPNDCLLGELPDSVGEGIIPSTHSLENRSLNLTDDGATSGTLGQKVSSTKSQQLTVVLSASTNPEDKSPNLLNEHEEMLREAMTAYLEKEFTKALHGGLSDLRGWWTRKSSCYKDFCSQFFHIDISPLMAKESHSKLEKLQVKDATTTKSIAKRKATLEDGFRGLANWIKKN; translated from the exons atatgGCCTCCCGCAAACCGTGTTCAGCCCCGAAGACGGATTCTGAGAGTAGCTCAAACTCGAATCCACAATGGATTACAGAATCTAGTAATCCCAAATTTAAAGGGAAAACAATTCGTTTTCCGATGGCTTTTGTTGGACTTCACTCTTCTACAGGCATGCAGGGTCATCTTAAATTTCACGTCAATAGTGCAATGACTGGCCGTTTTGCTATCCCCGGTGTCAATCGATTTCAAGGTTTGGATATGTCTTTAATTAGCAGATCCAAGGAATTGGCATCCACGGATGCCCGTCGTCTTGGCCTACCTTACTTGTGTATTGCACCACATCATAATGAGGATGACTTCATCCCACGACCTTTGATTGCCGAGAATATTGGGAACAAATTTATTAGATGGGAGACATCTTTGAATCCCAGAGGAGAGATTTCATATCTAAATGGCTTTTGGGAGTGGTCCAGACGGGTTGCTGGACTCCTTAAGGATAGAGGCTTGGAAGATTTATCATTAGCAGTCCAAGCAGCAACGATGGAATATCATCGTCCCCCTTCAGCATATCGGGCTTTATGTGAGGTATGGTGTCCTGAAACCAGTACCTTTGTGACGAGGCATGGAGAAATTGGCATTTCTCTTTGGGAAATGCGAGATATTTCCGGATTGTCTATACTTGGTGATTATTATGAAGAGGTTATTCCGAGTTTTAGGGAACTCACTGATGGAAAATCTCTTCCAGATTCTTGTCTTCATCTCTTTAAGGCTTTTCAACATATAGCCGGAGAAAAGGTTATTGATCGAATCAAGCATGCAGATTGGCTCAATTTTTGGCTTAATGGGGTTTCTCGGAAACCCAATCCTCGAGGAGACtcgaaatataagaaattatcaaacttgggaaagtatgaatttctaaaaagtggaacaacaacaaaagtgtgGAGACCCATAGTCATTCCCAACCAAAGTGtgtcttctgaagacatcagagATCTAAAATGTTTACAGGCGTTAGATCTTGAATTATCTACCAC CAAGATTGATGAGTTGGAGATAGCTGCATATCTCTCTATTTGGCTTTGTAGATTTGTCCTTCCATCAGGCGATGACCACTTAAGACCCGCAACTTTTAAAGTTGCTTCCCGGATGGCTGCAGGTGTAAGATATAGTCTGGTTCCACCTATTTTAGCAAGTATTTATAAAGGTCTTACACAGACCTTTTCTTCTGAAAGAAAAGATCTTGGAAGAATTACTCAATCATTTCCAGGGCACTTTCTTTATGGCTGGGTAGCATTGCATTTCCCTCGTGGTATATTTGATATCATTGACACATCTTTTGGGCGTCCTACACTTAGGAGATATTCTGGAATTTTAAATGTCTATCAATTTTGGGAGCCTAACATGATAGACTGTCGGAAACTTCTTCGTGGAAACATGGACTCAAAAAACTTTAAGTGGGTCGTGAGTCATCCTCCGAAACAAGTTGGTGACCAAACAGATGTTGGAGACTTGTCCgaagagattcaagaatttaTGATGAGTATTCGACCTGGCTATTTACCATGTCGTCGGGGGTCGTCATACACTTTGGAAGCGTATAGTCCACACCGGTTTTCAAGACAGCATggattcaaacaaatcaatcctGGGTCTCCGAATATACATTCTTTTGAATTGAATCCAAGTACTCTTTACAGTTGTTGGTTATCTCTAACAAGAGTAGGGAGTAAGGCAAAATTTCATATTCCGGGGCCTTGTACTAATATGTGCGATCAAATTGATCGAAAGTATGAGAATTGGTGGGACACCACGGTGGCTCCCATATTGCTTAACGTTTCTACTACTGTTTTGGAGAGTAGTGAACGTGCTGATTTTAAACTTGTTGAGAATATTGCATCTACACTTTctcggaggaaaagaaaagctgGAGAGGATGACTCCATCCCATTGCCACCGAAAGAGAAACCTCTCATTGTGGATTTAGACGTTCCAGAGGAACGTGCTTTAAAGAAATCTAAAGCTGGACCTTCAAAGGCCAAGACAAAGAAAACTTCAGTTGATGAAATAGTGCCAAAGGTAAAGTCTGCAATTGTTGCAGTTGCACCTGAAGGAGCACATACTGATTTTGAATCTAACTTTGATTCTGATGATATACCACTGGTTAGGAGATCTACTCGTTTACGTTCCGGAaaacaaattgatctcaaaactAATACCAAGGACATTCCTGCGGAAGCAAAGAGTGATATGAATCTCTCTCCATGTTCTTGGAATAAAG ctTTCGATAAAATTCCTATGAGTGAGATGATTGGTGCCCTTGAGGGCTTTGCTGATGAAGGTAGCCCAAATGATTGTCTATTAGGTGAACTTCCTGATAGTGTTGGAGAAGGTATTATTCCATCCACACATTCTTTAGAGAATAGAAGCCTAAACTTGACAGATGATGGGGCTACTTCAGGGACATTGGGTCAGAAAGTTTCCAGCACCAAATCCCAACAATTGACTGTTGTTTTATCCGCATCAACGAATCCTGAAGATAAGTCACCAAATCTTTTAAATGAGCATGAAGAGATGCTCCGTGAAGCAATGACGGCATATCTTGAGAAGGAATTTACCAAGGCATTGCATGGAGGCCTATCCGACTTGAGAGGATGGTGGACTCGGAAGTCATCTTGTTATAAAGACTTCTGTAGTCAATtttttcacattgatatttctCCTTTAATGGCAAAG gaatcacATTCAAAGCTAGAGAAGCTCCAAGTTAAGGATGCCACTACAACTAAGTCGATTGCTAAACGGAAGGCAACTTTGGAAGATGGATTCCGTGGGCTAGCGAATTGGATCAAGAAGAATTAg
- the LOC120004634 gene encoding tRNA (guanine(10)-N2)-methyltransferase homolog: MWYLCVFYHRLLDYRKPEVESLAQLFGVSGDHIEWRLPESHHHDSPFHFVNLPSEDVAAKVANRSILVKGIYELWGEGNSYGELEDAIRSYPDERKLPYVNSESTFKITVDSFGKVMSFQEQNERIKSLAYIPFKGRVNLKTPDHKFYIIETDDYGSSNGLPPVVQRRIFFGREVGGADRRLLPTYQLKSRTYLGPTAMDAEMAFLMANQALAAKGKFVYDPFVGTGSILVAAAHFGAMTMGADIDIRVVRDGRGPDCNVWSNFKQYGLPAPLALLRADNNLPPWRSGMKEVFDAIICDPPYGVRAGGRKSGGRKLLKGVVEPYTVPDDKRTDHIPSTAAYSLVECIHDLFDLAARMLVLGGRLVFFYPELRQDDSKEDHYPEHPCFRLIASSEQILSSRYSRVLLTMVKLCPYTDDIAEAARIKHLDFKENHLKWLEDGNLHSSVLSPADTQSIASGDSNSKPKYRGKYV, translated from the exons ATGTGGTATCTCTGTGTGTTCTACCACAGATTATTAGACTACAGGAAGCCAGAAGTGGAATCTCTTGCGCAGCTGTTCGGAGTGTCCGGAGACCACATCGAGTGGAGGCTACCCGAAAGCCACCACCATGACTCCCCTTTCCACTTCGTCAATCTCCCATCCGAAGATGTCGCTGCAAAGGTCGCTAATCGAA GTATTCTTGTGAAGGGAATATATGAACTTTGGGGAGAAGGCAATAGCTATGGGGAACTGGAAGATGCTATAAGAAGCTATCCAGATGAACGCAAGTTGCCATACGTGAATTCTGAAAGTACTTTCAAGATCACCGTTGACAGCTTTGGAAAGGTCATGAGCTTTCAGGAGCAAAATGAAAGAATTAAATCTCTTGCATACATTCCCTTCAAG GGTCGGGTTAATTTAAAAACTCCAGATCACAAGTTTTATATTATAGAAACTGATGATTATGGATCTAGTAATGGGCTCCCACCAGTTGTCCAAAGGAGAATCTTTTTTGGTCGGGAGGTTGGTGGTGCTGACAGAAGGTTATTACCGACATACCAGTTGAAAAGCCGCACTTATCTTGGCCCAACCGCTATGGATGCTGAAATGGCTTTTTTAATGGCCAACCAAGCGCTGGCTGCCAAGGGAAAATTTGTCTATGACCCATTCGTCGGTACTGGGAGTATTCTTGTTGCAGCAGCTCACTTTGGAGCTATGACAATG GGTGCGGATATTGACATCAGGGTGGTACGTGATGGACGTGGACCTGATTGTAATGTttggagcaatttcaagcag TATGGATTACCAGCTCCGCTGGCACTCTTAAGGGCAGACAATAACCTTCCTCCATGGCGTTCTGGTATGAAAGAG GTTTTTGATGCCATAATCTGTGACCCTCCTTATGGAGTTCGAGCTGGGGGGCGTAAATCTGGTGGCCGAAAATTGCTGAAGGGGGTTGTGGAACCTTACACTGTTCCAGATGACAAGAGAACGGACCACATACCATCAACTGCAGCATATAGCTTAGTTGAGTGTATACATGATTTGTTCGACCTAGCTGCTAGGATGCTAGTATTGGGTGGCAGGCTTGTATTCTTTTACCCAGAACTAAGACAAGATGATTCCAAGGAAGACCACTACCCGGAGCACCCATGTTTCAGACTAATTGCATCATCTGAACAGATCTTAAGCTCACGTTATAGCCGTGTATTACTGACCATGGTAAAGCTGTGTCCATACACGGATGATATTGCAGAGGCAGCTAGGATAAAACATTTAGATTTTAAGGAGAACCATCTAAAGTGGTTAGAAGATGGGAATCTTCATTCTTCTGTTCTCAGTCCAGCTGATACCCAGTCAATTGCATCAGGTGATTCCAATTCGAAGCCTAAATACAGAGGAAaatatgtttag
- the LOC120004633 gene encoding putative clathrin assembly protein At4g02650: MSMAPSKIRRALGVVKDQTSIGLAKVNNSNSLSDLDVAIVKATRHEEYPAEEKYIREILSLTSYSRTYISACVNTLSRRLNKTKNWIVALKTLILIQRLIVEGDPAYEQEIFFSTRRGTRLLNMSDFRDASKSYNSWDYSAFVRTYALYLDERLEFRMQGRRGKRSVFGFDEEEDEEVPAYSKSTPVREMKTEHVFSKAQHFQQLLERFLACRPTGAAKNNRVVIVALYPVVKESFQIYFDITEILGILIDRFMELEVSDSIKVYEIFCRISKQFDELETFYAWCKTVGIARSSEYPEVEKITQKKLDLMDDFIRDKSALAQTKRDRFLELKNEPEEETKDEQEPAEAEEDMNAIKALPAPERVAEEEKKEEPKEPEKLRNLQLEGDLLNLGEDEVTCEDHADKLALALFDGGSAPEPAQAPAWEAFNDDGDWETALVQSASNWSYQKPSLGGGFDKLLLDGMYQQGAVQAAMASAGVSNGSASSVAIPLAGQPAMLALPAPPVTDGSAIASTSVDPFAASLAVAMPPYVQMSEMEKKQRLLVEEQLLWQQYQRDGMQGQIGLSKLQQPSPYNMGGYTQYRY; encoded by the exons ATGTCAATGGCTCCGAGCAAGATCCGAAGAGCTCTTGGAGTGGTCAAGGACCAGACCAGCATAGGCCTAGCCAAGGTCAATAACAGCAACTCACTCTCTGATCTTGATGTGGCGATCGTAAAGGCTACCAGACACGAAGAATACCCCGCCGAGGAGAAGTACATTCGTGAAATACTGAGCTTAACCTCCTACTCTCGCACCTACATCAGTGCCTGTGTCAACACCCTCTCCAGGCGCCTCAACAAGACCAAGAACTGGATTGTTGCACTCAAGACACTCATTTTGATTCAGCGTTTGATCGTTGAGGGTGATCCAGCGTACGAGCAGGAGATCTTCTTCTCAACAAGACGTGGAACTCGCCTCCTCAACATGTCTGATTTCCGCGATGCCTCTAAATCATATAATTCATGGGATTACTCTGCATTTGTGCGCACTTACGCGCTTTATCTTGATGAACGGCTTGAGTTCAGGATGCAAGGCAGGCGTGGCAAGCgaagtgtgtttggatttgatgaagaagaagatgaggaagTGCCTGCTTATTCGAAATCTACGCCTGTTCGTGAGATGAAGACTGAACATGTGTTCTCAAAGGCACAACATTTCCAGCAGCTCCTTGAACGCTTCTTGGCGTGTCGCCCAACAG GTGCAGCAAAGAACAACAGAGTTGTCATAGTAGCTCTCTATCCAGTGGTGAAAGAAAGTTTTCAGATATATTTTGACATAACAGAGATATTGGGGATCTTAATAGATCGTTTCATGGAGTTAGAAGTATCTGATTCTATCAAAGTTTATGAGATCTTCTGTCGAATTTCGAAGCAGTTCGACGAGCTGGAAACATTCTATGCATGGTGCAAGACCGTTGGCATTGCGCGCTCGTCAGAATACCCAGAGGTGGAGAAAATCACACAGAAGAAGCTTGATCTCATGGATGATTTTATCCGAGACAAATCCGCATTGGCACAAACTAAGAGGGATAGATTTcttgaattgaaaaatgagcCAGAAGAGGAAACTAAAGATGAACAAGAACCAGCAGAAGCAGAGGAAGACATGAATGCTATAAAGGCACTACCAGCCCCTGAACGTGTCGCcgaggaagaaaagaaagaggaaccCAAGGAACCAGAGAAATTAAGGAATCTCCAACTGGAAGGTGATCTGTTGAATTTAGGAGAGGATGAAGTGACATGTGAAGACCATGCAGATAAACTGGCCTTAGCTTTATTTGATGGTGGTTCAGCTCCTGAGCCTGCACAAGCTCCAGCGTGGGAAGCATTCAACGATGACGGGGACTGGGAGACGGCGCTGGTTCAATCTGCAAGCAATTGGTCCTATCAAAAGCCTTCACTTGGTGGTGGTTTTGATAAGTTATTACTTGATGGGATGTATCAACAAGGGGCGGTGCAGGCGGCAATGGCAAGTGCCGGTGTAAGTAATGGCAGCGCAAGCAGCGTTGCGATCCCTTTGGCTGGACAGCCTGCCATGTTGGCACTGCCAGCACCACCGGTGACTGATGGCAGCGCCATAGCTTCAACGAGCGTAGACCCATTTGCAGCGTCGCTGGCAGTGGCTATGCCACCGTACGTGCAAATGTCAGAGATGGAGAAGAAGCAGAGACTGTTGGTGGAAGAGCAGCTATTGTGGCAACAGTATCAAAGGGATGGGATGCAAGGACAGATTGGATTGTCAAAGCTACAACAGCCTAGTCCATACAACATGGGAGGTTACACACAATACCGTTATTGA